The following DNA comes from Salvelinus sp. IW2-2015 unplaced genomic scaffold, ASM291031v2 Un_scaffold7190, whole genome shotgun sequence.
AATGAAGTTCTGTTGCTATTGTTTCCTCTGTTGAAGAGTTGCCAATTGTCATTAGAATGGGAGGAGACTAACCGCCCTCATTGGAACCACGCCTCTGTTCAAGGAACGTACTAGCCACAGGGATTGTTGTTAGCGGGTTTGCTAGCAGGGGCAGTTCTTCTTTGACATTTCAATTGGAATATGCACCCTCAATATTGATACTGTTTAACTGGCGAATCTTTGTCATTTGACTGAGAAAATCCAAATTTGGTTCGACAAGTTGTTATTGGTCGCAGTCAGTTGAGGTGAGTTTTATCacgcaagctaacgttagctagctaactaagccCATTTGAAGCCAAACTAAATGGCGCTAGCTACGTGCTGTTACAGCAAATTGCTACATTACGTTAGCTACATACCTTGTCAGATGCAGCAATACACTCAGAAAATGTTATCTTTCTGCTGGCATACTGAGTCTTAAACATTAACGATGCCTGCTTTAGCATGTCGCTAATGTTCGCTGGCTAATGTGTTTTTGAcgattagctagctacagtagttccATAGCTAGTGAACAGCATCGTACAGCAGTAGTTGGTAGCTAACATTTTGATAGGATTCGGACAAATTAACGACTAACTAGATAATCGTCAAAACACATATCCAGCGAAAAACAGTATTTGCTACTATTGAAATAATGGTAGCAAGGACAGTTGttgtgctagctaacgttagtcgaATCACTGGGTTCTATGATGATGACGTTCGAACATGGCTGGTTAGCGTAAGCCACAATGTGTTGCTAGCAGTAGCTTACTAAAAAGACCACCGGGAAGTCAACCAtccttgttagctaacgttaactgaaATCTATTTTTAATTGAACTTTTCGTTACTACGACAGCTAAGGCTAACGTGTTAGTTAAAAATGAAAAGGCAATAGTTAACAGTGCTCTATACATATTTGACCTGACACGCTCGTACATTTAGCCACACAAGTTCGGGCGCGCACGACTCCGCTAGCAGTGGATGGCGTCAGGCCTCTCTGGCAGAGGGGGAGGGAATGGGCAGGTCTTATTGCTGGTTTAGAAGCTAACCGCTAGCCAGTTAACATCTCACCGTTAGCTTGTGGATTGTCTTTGGGACGTGTCGCCACCGCTAATAAGAAACACATTTATGGATTAGACTTGTGGATGTGTTCCCTAGCCATATTCCATATTTTGGTTTACCATGTTGAGTGATGAGAGTAACGTTACTTCCTAGTTATCTTAGCAAGCACGCTAGCTGATAAAGGTTGAATAACGTTGTCCAGTCGGTATCTTGCCAATGCGTCCCTCGTCCCTacacactgtagctagctacatagttatCTATGTATTGTCCACTAAAGCAGTCAATTTCTAGCTCATATTCTGGCCAAAATCCTTCTTTGTGACGTACTGAATTCTCCAGCCTTGTTGGTGGGGGGGGGCTACCACTCTCCCTCCAAAGTGATCACAATAACGTTCATATCATCACATTTTTGGAATAAGCCACTAGTTGTGGGTGAGACAGATACTGGAGAATCCCATAAAGTGTGCCACAGAGTCTGAAATGTGCTAAATGATTGTATCcatcttaaatgtgcagtttgtcaggGTGACTATCGATTATCAATCAAGTATGCCTAAATGTTAACTGTGTTGTACCTTGCATCCTAGCTCTTTTGAGTATGAATATACAATGAAGCGGCGTGCGGAGGATCAGGAACCAGTATTTGCGTCCCAGCAGCAGCGTCGCCCCCAGTCCCGGTACTGTGGAGGGCTTCCAGCACCGCGTCATAGCCCCAGCCGTGTACGAGGCCGTCACCGACAACATGCAGCCTTCCCCCGGCATCCAATACTCCATCCCCCAGGGTTACCAGGTATGGGAACTGTTGCCATATCTCTTTAATCTAGATGAGAGTATGTTgcacagaaaataataattttgctaGATTCTACAATGCATTATTTATAAGTACCAATTAACCAGCGAACTGTAGTTTCTATATTTGCCTTTTTCAAGGCTTTGTTTACTATCTTACCACAGGCAGAATGCTGATATTTGACTGAATCTTGTCCTCCAGGTTCCACCAATGCCCCAGAACTCCAGTGGCCATGGACATGCCTCTAGTCCTGCTCACTTGTGGGCCCCACCCACAGTCCAGCTGTCCAATCACAGGGGGCTGCGGTGGTCCAGAGCCATGCCCATCCGTTGGCCCCTATGGCCCCCTCACAGGGTGCCCAATTCCAGCGACTCAAGGTGCATTTTcatatgtatacattttttattgagcGTACAAAAGAGACAAAATAAGCACATGTACTAAATACAGAATAAAGTGGGGTATGATGGACTCAATTAGGACCTGTTGATTTCAAAGCATGGTAGATAATAGGGCTGGGAGTTGCCAGGGATAGCATATCATCACCATACTTAGTACTGATATGTATTCTGTCATTGTATTGCATTTCCCGTTACAAACATTGCTCACCGTATGACTGCTGCAGAGACGAGAGCCATGGAAAAATtaattttgatcagtcatggaataaaagtgctgaaaacaagctatgaaggagaAGTACTGGAGTATAGGGATCCAgcactgcatcactacagacccgggttccattccgggctgtatcaccaccggcCGTGATggggtcccatagggtggtgcacaattggcccagcgtcgtcgggttaggggagggtttggctggggtaggccgtcattgtaaataagaatttgttcttaactgacttgcctagtttaataaaggttaaatactctTTTATTTTAAAgtggtacagccaactagcacacAAATAATATTGAGATATTGTCAAAATGCTAGGATATATCATCCAAAATAATATCCCTATGTGTAACTGTATTGATCCCCCCCATCACTAGTAAGTAGTGCAGCAATGAGACTAGTCAACAATTAAAGTATGGAGCTCGTTGGGATGTTTTCATTCTCTTGATCAATGCCCACTTCATCTCCTTATACCTTTGAAAACATTGTTTGACTGGCATAACTGTGTTTGTAGGTTGAAGACGCTCTGTCCTACCTGGACCAAGTGAAACTGCAGTTTGGGAATCAGCCTCAAGTCTACAACGACTTCCTTGACATCATGAAAGAGTTCAAGTCACAGAGGTCAGTTACAATTTAGTTTGTTTTTCTAAGCAAACACTGTAAACATCCATGTAAGCCGTGAACTCTTGCTGCAGGAAGATATTCCATGTTTGAGGGGATCAGTTTGAGCAAGGCGAGGCGGGGAATCACTAATCTTGATCACATAATTAGTAGTTATTTGAGAAGCAAGGTGATTTGTACATCAGGGATTCTGCACAGTCTAACTACCATGTAGTCAATCTTAAACACGCACATTTACTTTCACAGCATCGACACTCCGGGCGTGATCAGCCGTGTCTCCCAGCTCTTCAAGGGCCACCCAGACCTCATCATGGGATTCAACACCTTCCTGCCGCCGGGCTACAAGATCGAGGTCCAGACCAACGAGCAGGTCAACGTGACCACGCCAGGTCAGATCCACTACATCACCCCGCACGGCATCTCGGTCCAGAACCTCCCCGTTACGGGACCACCCAGCCAGCCGGTGCCCCATCATCACCAGGCCCTGCAGCTGCCCAGTGGACCCCCCACCAGCACCGCCACAGCCAGCACCGCTCTACCCACCCAGCCTACACCGACCAAGACCAGCAAGGTTCCAGCTCACTAAGACCCCTTTCCTTTGTTGTGTCATTCTGTGCAAGAACCTCTTCTCAAGTTATTTGTTTCTGCATGTTTAGTTTCCTATTGGAGATTTGAATCACAAGTTATTGGCTTATTCCCTTAATTTGTTATGTAAACATGTATTAATTGACTTATTACTGTATAGTTGCGTATGTAAATATATTATTCAACTGTTTTATCCTTGTTATGTGCTGATGtagactaccattcaaaagtttggggtcacttagaaatttccttcgttttgaaaggaaagcactttttttgtccattaaaataacataaaattgatcagaaacacagtgtagacattgttaatgtcctATATGACTATTGCAGCTTGAAAtggcagatttaaaaaaatggaatatctacataggcgtacagaaatccattatcagcaaccatcactcctgtgttccaatggcacattgtgttagctaatccaatttataattttaaaaggctaattaatcattagaaaacccttttgcaattatgttagcacagctgaaaactgttgtcctgattaaagaagcaattaaactggcctggagcatcagcatttgtgggttcaattacataTAGTCTGTAACCAGGTGTTCTGACTTGAAGTTTTGGTGTAGTCTGTATTGGTCCGATGCTGCTTTTTGCAGAGGAGCAGCCGAAACGCGAGAACACGGGGGCAACTACACCTCGGGCATTGACAGGACAGAGAGCGTTACGCTCAGTGGCACGGCTCTAAGAACCAGGAGGACGCTCTCGGACCTTGGCTCTTACGGACGCCACAGTTCAGTGGTGAGTTTCACGTCCACATATAGTCCTCTCTCTCCAGTAATGCTTCCTTCATCCTGAGATGTTATTTATCCATGAATGATAGAAGTTCAGGGTTTAAACTTATGTGAGGACATTGAAATACAACTTGGCCACTGTCATATCATATTGTTATTATACTCATATCGACTAATACCCACCTCTGTTTTATTTACTACATCACAGGACTCAGATCAGGGTGCATGATCAAGATGCACTGATAATGCCTTTCAGTTTGATGTAAACAGTTGTCATGTTCTGGCAGATCTACCACCAAGATGTTGCCTATCTTGAAACTCTCCGTTTTATCTCTGATCCAGAGTAGTGTCCCTCCTTTTCTCCAGCTGCGAGCAAGACCACGTGCACCGACGGCGGACGTCGGTGCGCGAGCGAGCGAGCGCGAGCGAGCGGTCAGCAGTGCCCCTGATGAACAACAAGCGGCTCAACCAGAACGGCTGCCTCATCCGGAGCATTCTGAGCCGGCGCCACGCTCCCGTCAAGTTAAAGTAGCGCCCGCTCGTTGACAGTGTCAAGTCTTGGATGTACACGTTTTGGGCCAAACCGGTGGTGGCCGTGGATCGTTCGCCCACCCCGACTCCCCGGTCGGCCGTGGTTCTTGGCTCAGCAGCTTGAGAAAAGGGGGACAACTCTGGATCAGAGATAAACGTGAGAGTTTAAGATAGGCAACATCTGTGTAGATCTGCACAGAACATACAACTTTTACATCAAACTGAAAGGCATTATCAGTGCATCTTGATCATGCACCCTGTCTGAGTCATGTGTGTAGTAAATAAAACAGGTGTATTAGTCATATGAAAATAACAATGATGATATGACAGTGGCCAAGTTTGTATTTCAATTGTCCTCACATAGTTTAAACTGAACTTCTATCATTCTGAAATAACATCTCAGGTGAAGGAAGCCTTATTCTTTGCAATAGAGGACTATTTGAGTTGTGCGACGTGAAACACTCACCACTGAACTGTTGGCGTCCGGTAAGAACTGCCGAACTCCGAGAGCAAAGTCCTCCTGGTTCTTGAAAGAGCCGTGCCACCTGAGCGTACACCTCCTGCTCTGGCAATGGCCGGGGTGTAGTTGCCCCCCGCCTCCTTACGCGTTTCGGCTGCTCCTTCTGCAAAAGCAGCAATCGGACCACTGGTTACAGAACTTACACCAAGAACTTCAATCAGAACACTGGTTTACAGACTATACCAAGAACAACTTTCAATTTCAGCAACACTGGTTACAGACTATACCAAGAACTTCAATCAGACCACTGGTTACAGACTATCACCAAGAACTTCAATAGACCACTGGTTACAGGACTACACCAGAAGAACTATCAAGAACACGGTTATATAACAGACTCACAACCAAGAACTTCAATCAGACACTGGTTACAGGCACTACACCAATAACTTTTAACCCATTGGATGACATAAtagggtcaatgtaaataacatTACATATAGTATTTATttaacaggcaagtcagttaagaacactgcTTATAACAGTGATGGCCCTTACACCGGccaaaaccctaaccaggacgacactgggccaggGGGCGCACAATCAGAATGACTGATTCCTTCCTCTAAAGTTCTTTCTGCAAATTATTATCCAGTACATCTCTGGTTTTGCAGCCCTGTTCCAGAAAGTGACCAGGGAGACCACACAAAGGGCACCACTGCCCCGTCGGCAGTTTCGTTGTAGCACTGGAATGAACCGCAGTTCATATTGAATGTTGACCCAGTTACGAACAGATCTCTGCTGTGTACACTGTCTTTGTATAGCTTGTTGTTTATACTGAAAAAAATCACCCTTCAGAAAGAAACCAGATTTATTGAATGAAATGCTTTTGTGGGGAAGCTCTCGCGTTGTGTTTTTACCTGGTAAGTGTGGCAGGATCTCCAAGAAGGCTTGTAGATGTCAGGCCTGCCCCTGGAAGCGGTTCTTGATCTTGTTGACGTAGTTGATGGCTGGTTTAATCCACGGGCTGGTTGTTCTGCAGGGCGAGGCCGCTGGAAGGGGTGCTGCTCACCGGGCGTGGGACTGGACCGAGGGGGACCGTGGGGAGGCGTAGGATGGGATTGACGGGTTGGGTTTGGCTAGTCGGGGTCAGGGCAGGAGAGCATCGGctgtgtggggggaaaaaaaggaCAATGAGTTGCCTCCAAAtaacaaatatacactaccgttcaaagtttgggtcacttagaaatgtccttgttttttacagaacagcacattttttgtccattaaaataacatcaaattaagccgaaatacagcgtagacattgttaatgttgtaaatgactattgtagctggaaacggctgattttttaatggaatatctacataggtccATTatcaaaccatcactcctgtattccaatgcacgtttgttagctaatccaagttaatcattttaaaaaggcaagtTTATCATTAagaaacccttttgtaattatttcagcacagctgaaaatgttgtctgattaaagaagcaaaaaactggccttctttagactagttgagtattctGGAGCATCTGCATTTGTggctcgattacaggctcaaaatggcgcAGAAACAAAGATATTTCttcgaaactcgtcagtctattcttgttctgagaaatgaaggctattccacgcgagaaattgccaagaaactgaatctcatacaacgctatgtactactcccttcacagaacagcgcaaaatgtctctaaccagaatagaaggagtaggaggccccgggcacaactgagcaagaggacaagtacattagagtgtctagtttgagaaacagatgcctcaagtcctcaactggccgcttcattaaatagtacacgcaaaacaccagtctcaacgtcaacagtgagaggcgactccgggatgctggccttctaagcagagttgcaaagaaaaatacatatctcagactgcgccaataaaaataaaagattaagcgggcaaaagaacagagacactggacagagaaactctgcctagaaggccagcatcccggagaaGCTTCTTCGTTGACGTCGAGAGTGGTTTttacaggtactatttaatgacactgccagttgaggactgtgaGGCATCGTTTCTCACaacagacactctaatgtacttgtcctcttgcgtcagttgtgcaccggggcctcccactactatttatattctggttagggccagtttgtgctgttctgtgaagggagtagtacacagcgtttacgagatcttcagtttcttgaca
Coding sequences within:
- the LOC112079196 gene encoding paired amphipathic helix protein Sin3a, with the translated sequence MAPSQGAQFQRLKVEDALSYLDQVKLQFGNQPQVYNDFLDIMKEFKSQSIDTPGVISRVSQLFKGHPDLIMGFNTFLPPGYKIEVQTNEQVNVTTPGQIHYITPHGISVQNLPVTGPPSQPVPHHHQALQLPSGPPTSTATASTALPTQPTPTKTSKVPAH